A single genomic interval of Helianthus annuus cultivar XRQ/B chromosome 13, HanXRQr2.0-SUNRISE, whole genome shotgun sequence harbors:
- the LOC110897866 gene encoding importin subunit alpha-2, which produces MSLRPNARTEVRRNRYKVAVDADEGRRRREDNMVEIRKNKREENLLKKRQVLPSAQPVSAGAPVTTSATVEKKLESLPSMVAGVYSTDNNLQLEATTQFRKLLSIERSPPIEEVIQSGVVPRFVEFLMREDFPQLQFEAAWALTNIASGTSENTKVVIDHGAVPIFVKLLASPSDDVREQAVWALGNVAGDSPRCRDLVLGQGALLPLLAQLNEHAKLSMLRNATWTLSNFCRGKPQPPFEETKPALPALERLVHSNDEEVLTDACWALSYLSDGTNDKIQAVIEAGVCRRLVELLLHPSPSVLIPALRTVGNIVTGDDLQTQCIIEHGALPCLLSLLTNNHKKSIKKEACWTISNITAGNKEQIQSVIEAGLIAPLVNLLQNAEFDIKKEAAWAISNATSGGTNEQIKYLVSQGCIKPLSDLLVCPDPRIVTVSLEGLENILKVGEAEKNLGNTGDVNYFAQLIDDAEGLEKIENLQSHDNNEIYEKAVKILETYWLEEEEEELVVDGAQAGFNFGGPNAQVPPGGFNFNG; this is translated from the exons ATGTCTCTGAGACCTAACGCGAGAACGGAGGTTCGCCGGAACCGTTACAAAGTCGCCGTGGATGCGGACGAAGGGCGCCGCCGGAGAGAAGATAATATGGTGGAGATCCGGAAGAATAAGAGGGAGGAGAACTTGCTTAAGAAGCGTCAAGTGCTGCCGTCGGCGCAACCGGTTTCTGCCGGTGCTCCGGTCACTACCTCCGCCACCGTTGAGAAAAAG TTAGAGAGCCTACCTTCTATGGTTGCTGGGGTCTATTCAACTGATAACAACTTGCAGCTGGAGGCAACTACTCAATTTCGTAAATTGCTCTCAATCG AACGGAGTCCTCCAATCGAGGAAGTCATACAATCTGGTGTCGTACCTCGCTTTGTCGAGTTCTTGATGAGAGAAGATTTCCCACAGCTCCAG TTTGAAGCTGCTTGGGCACTCACAAACATTGCTTCTGGTACCTCTGAGAACACAAAGGTTGTTATCGATCACGGGGCGGTCCCTATTTTCGTTAAGCTTCTTGCTTCTCCAAGTGATGATGTTCGTGAGCAG GCCGTATGGGCATTGGGAAATGTAGCTGGTGACTCACCGAGATGTCGGGATCTTGTTCTTGGTCAAGGTGCTTTGCTTCCATTGCTGGCTCAGTTAAACGAGCATGCTAAGCTTTCCATGCTGAGAAATGCCACGTGGACACTATCAAATTTCTGTCGTGGGAAGCCACAACCGCCTTTTGAGGAG ACAAAACCGGCATTGCCTGCACTTGAGCGACTTGTTCATTCAAATGATGAGGAGGTTCTAACTGATGCATGTTGGGCTCTCTCTTATCTGTCTGATGGTACAAACGACAAAATTCAAGCTGTCATTGAAGCTGGTGTCTGTAGGCGTCTTGTTGAGCTCCTCTT GCATCCGTCTCCCTCAGTCCTCATTCCTGCACTTCGAACTGTAGGTAACATTGTGACTGGTGATGACCTCCAGACTCAG TGTATTATTGAGCACGGTGCACTCCCATGCCTGCTGAGCTTGTTGACCAATAACCACAAAAAGAGCATCAAGAAAGAAGCCTGCTGGACTATCTCGAACATCACTGCTGGCAACAAAGAACAAATCCAG TCTGTAATCGAGGCTGGGTTGATTGCTCCCCTGGTCAATCTCCTTCAAAACGCTGAATTTGATATAAAGAAAGAAGCTGCTTGGGCCATATCGAACGCCACTTCTGGTGGAACTAATGAACAAATCAA GTACTTGGTGAGTCAGGGTTGTATCAAACCGTTGAGTGATCTCCTTGTATGTCCCGATCCAAGGATCGTTACCGTGAGTTTAGAAGGACTTGAGAACATATTAAAGGTTGGTGAAGCTGAGAAGAACTTGGGCAACACTGGAGATGTTAACTACTTTGCGCAATTGATAGACGATGCAGAAGGCTtagaaaagattgagaatttaCAGTCTCATGACAATAATGAAATTTATGAAAAAGCCGTTAAAATTCTCGAGACTTACTGgttggaagaagaagaagaagagctTGTGGTTGATGGTGCACAAGCTGGTTTCAACTTTGGTGGGCCCAATGCTCAAGTTCCACCTGGCGGGTTCAATTTTAACGGCTGA